The genomic region CTGATATCGATGTCGATTTTGAGCATGAACGCCGCGAGGAAGTCATTCAGTTCATCTATGAACGCTATGGCCGCGACCGTGCAGGCCTGACCGCAACGGTGATTTCATATCGGTCGCGTAGCGCCATGCGCGATGTCGGCAAGGTGTTTGGCCTGTCTGAAGACACCATCGTCAAACTGACCAAAACCATCTGGGGATCCAGCAGCAAGGGCGCGCATGACACCATGATGCGCCAGTCGGGCATTCATCCTGATGAACCGCGCCTGAAGGCTGTTCTGGATATCGCGGGCGAACTGACGGGTTTTCCACGCCATCTGTCGCAACATGTTGGCGGCTTTGTCATCACGCGCGGGCCGCTTTGTGAACTCTCCCCGATTGCCAATGCCGCCATGGCGGACCGTACCACGATTGAATGGGACAAGGATGACATTGATGCGCTGGGTATCCTCAAGGTCGATATCCTGGCACTTGGCATGCTGACCTGCATCCGAAAGGCATTGGATGAGTTGCGCACGCACAAGAACATTGATTACGACCTTGCCAGCCTGCCCAAGGAAGACCGGGCAACCTATCGCATGCTTGAAAAGGCCGACAGTATCGGCACTTTTCAGGTGGAATCGCGCGCACAAATGAGCATGCTGCCCCGCCTTAAACCGCAAAGCATTTATGACCTGACCATTCAGGTTGCCATCGTCCGCCCTGGCCCGATCCAGGGCGGTATGGTGCATCCGTTTTTGCAGCGACGCATGGGCCGCGAAAAGGTCGAATACCCGTCCCCGGAACTCGAAGCCGTATTGAAACGCACCTGCGGTGTGCCGCTGTTTCAGGAACAGGCGATGCAGATCGCCATTGTCGCCGCCGGCTATTCCGGCGGAGAGGCCGATCACCTCAGGCGCGCCATGGCAACGTTCAAGCGCACCGGCACCATTGGCGAACATCGGACCAAGTTCATCAATGGCATGCTGGGTAACGGCTATGACATGGAATTTGCCGAACGCTGCTTCAAACAGATCGAAGGCTTTGCCGATTATGGCTTCCCCGAAAGCCACGCGGCGAGTTTTGCCATTCTGGCCTATGCGTCTTCCTGGCTGAAATGCCATCACCCGGATGTGTTTTTATGTGCGCTTCTGAATTCGCAACCGATGGGGTTTTATGCCCCGGCACAGTTGGTCAATGATGCCCGCAATCACGGGGTGCGTGTACTTGAAATCGATATCAATCACAGTTTCTGGGACAATCAGTTGGAACGCGAACTGGGCCGAACCGCAGGGTATCATTCCGTGCGGCTTGGTTTTCGTCAGATCAAGGGATTTGGCGAGCTCGATGCCCTTGCCCTGATTTCCAATCGGCCCGCTGGCGGGTTTCAGGATGTCTATCTGATGGCGCGCCAGACAGGACTATCCCCGGCCGCGCTTGAAAAACTGGCCGAGGCCGATGCGTTCGGGTCACTGGGCTTATCAAGGCGCGAAGCCCTTTGGGCTGTGCGCCGCTTTGGCAAGGGCCGCAAGGCACCAGCAAGCCTGCCACTGTTTGAAGCCGCCCAGAACTTCAACCACAATATGGGTGTCTCGGCCGAATTTGGCGCCGAAGCCCCGGTGGACCTGCCGATCATGGGTCCGGGCGAGGAGATCATCGAAGATTACGCCAGCCTGCGCTTATCTCTTAAGGGCCATCCAATGGCGATGCTGCGCGATGCATTGGCTGCCGCCGGGGTCTGTACTGCCATTGATCTGCCCAATGTGCGAAATGGGGATCGTTTGACCCATGCCGGCTTGGCGATTGTCCGCCAGCGCCCCGGCACGGCATCCGGAGTTGTTTTCATAACCCTTGAGGATGAAACCGGCATCACCAACCTTGTGGTCTGGAGCAAGGTCATGGAACAACACCGCCGCGAGGTGATGACCGCCACCGTGCTTGGTGTCGCCGGAAAACTTCAGCGGGAAGATAGTGTAACCCACATCATTGCGGACAGGCTTGTAGATCTGACCGGGATGTTACAAGGTTTGACAGATACGACCAAAATTGCGCGGAGTAACAATACCCATCCGCGTAATCTGCGCTGGACAGGCGGACTGAACAGTTTGAGCCAATCACACGCATCAGAAGCCCTGAAAGCACCAAAACTGAAGATCGATAGTCACGATTTTCATTGAACCGAAGCCTGTGTCCTGTTGTCATAATTCAGGGGTATGCAACAATACTGTCGGTATTTGTTGCCAAACATATCAATTTGCACTCAGCCTACTGCGAGACCTTGATTGCCGGGTAGGCTGCCCGGAACCTGATGTACGCATCTTCAAATTCGTTGCGGTGATAGTAATTCGGCTGGATCGTTTTACGGACTTCGGGAATGGTCATAATACTGTCTGGGGCAGCGCCCGTAGCTGCCGTCATGCCAAGGCGAGCAGCCCCAAGTGCTGCGCCAAATTCACCACTTTTGGGAAGCGACAATGGTACGCCAAGGGTGGTTGCAATCAGCTCAATCCAATATCTGGATGCCGAACCGCCACCAATAGCAATCAGTTGATTGAGCTTGGCATCGGTTGCGACAAGAGCTTCGAAACTGTCGCGCAGGCCAAAAGCAACGCCTTCAAGCACCGCACGCGTGAGGTCTGCCCGACTGGTGTCGGTGGCAAGGCCAGTGAAACTGCCACGGATTTCGGCATCATTATGTGGGGTGCGTTCGCCAGACAGGTAAGGCAGGTAACGCACCGAGCCGGGCTTTTGCAAGGTGCCGCCGAGCTCTGTTGTCATTTCGACCGGGTTTTTCCCGGTGATCCGTGCAAGCCAGTTAAGGCTGTCGGTTGCCGATAGCATTACACCCATTTG from Thalassospira indica harbors:
- a CDS encoding error-prone DNA polymerase — protein: MNKPSSTNTTSAPPAYAELHVSSNFSFLRGASHAEELVLTAATKGLQAIAITDHNTLAGVVRGHTAHRNYADRLNYIVGCRLDPMDGPSLLCYPTDRASYARLCRLLTLGKRRAPKGSCEIYIADILTHSEGLLFIAVPPQVPDDTFRAELMRLKPHLEGRLWLSVGRFMDGFDSERLEYTEAVEADLGIPAVVTNDVHMHLRSRKPLQDVLTCIRHHCTLEDAGYRLFPNGERHIKSPREMVRLFPNHPHWLARTVEIADQCTFSLDELRYEYPDENDGTGEGTQERLIRLTWEGAHKRYPEGVPGKVKNLIETELKLIDELGYAPYFLTVHDIVAFARSKGILCQGRGSAANSSVCFCLHVTSVDPNKVELLFSRFISNARNEPPDIDVDFEHERREEVIQFIYERYGRDRAGLTATVISYRSRSAMRDVGKVFGLSEDTIVKLTKTIWGSSSKGAHDTMMRQSGIHPDEPRLKAVLDIAGELTGFPRHLSQHVGGFVITRGPLCELSPIANAAMADRTTIEWDKDDIDALGILKVDILALGMLTCIRKALDELRTHKNIDYDLASLPKEDRATYRMLEKADSIGTFQVESRAQMSMLPRLKPQSIYDLTIQVAIVRPGPIQGGMVHPFLQRRMGREKVEYPSPELEAVLKRTCGVPLFQEQAMQIAIVAAGYSGGEADHLRRAMATFKRTGTIGEHRTKFINGMLGNGYDMEFAERCFKQIEGFADYGFPESHAASFAILAYASSWLKCHHPDVFLCALLNSQPMGFYAPAQLVNDARNHGVRVLEIDINHSFWDNQLERELGRTAGYHSVRLGFRQIKGFGELDALALISNRPAGGFQDVYLMARQTGLSPAALEKLAEADAFGSLGLSRREALWAVRRFGKGRKAPASLPLFEAAQNFNHNMGVSAEFGAEAPVDLPIMGPGEEIIEDYASLRLSLKGHPMAMLRDALAAAGVCTAIDLPNVRNGDRLTHAGLAIVRQRPGTASGVVFITLEDETGITNLVVWSKVMEQHRREVMTATVLGVAGKLQREDSVTHIIADRLVDLTGMLQGLTDTTKIARSNNTHPRNLRWTGGLNSLSQSHASEALKAPKLKIDSHDFH